The genome window TCCATTGAAACTCCAAAGTATTAACAATGATTAGGCCTATCATAATAGAGTATAGTCTAAAGAAAATGTCAATTTAAATCCCAAGGATTAGATAAGGGATGAACAGAATGAGGATAACCCAAATGTCCCATCTCACATTAGACTTTTGATATTCACCACCTTAGAGTATTGggtgttattaatttttataacaaagTATATTAAGCAAAGCATTAATGTACAATCTACTTTTGTCGGCAAAGTACAGGCATTTTGAGAAGcattaacttaaattaatttatcaattatttgGATGATGTAAGATtataatcattttcatttttatatcttctaaaatattttatagtttatttagtagTACAACATGCAAAAATTTAAAGAGGAATTAATTCTTTACATGGTCAAGAGAATTGACCAAGCATTGGGCTAATCTAACCCAACCATTTAAGTTGAAGTTTTATCTAATTTCAAGCATTTATATCCTCATCTTTctcaaaatatcaaattttagtCATCCATTATGTATAAGAAAATAAGGTTGTTGACAATCATATTAAATTAGTTCATTGTCGTACTTCACAAAAAATGTAACCAATCAAGTTATATGTTATTgtaagaaaaattaggttaatccaaCTTATCGTAATCATCCTAgaagggggtgaatagggtgatgtattttttttataaatttaaataatgtgaatgcaagagataattatattcaagtatataataaaatataaaaacaattgtatataaattaagagaataagaaaaagagaatacaaatacaagatttttgtagtggttcggcacaacccaacctatgtccactctcctctaacttTAATctcaagcttgaggttccactatttCAAGGCATCCAAATCAAGTCTTCaagtaatacaattgaattatggtttcaatccatcattttggacttttggctccaaacacCATTTACATTTCTTAAAagataccccactcttgaacaacccctcaagtgatactcCATACCTCACATTTAGATTCTTCATCtcaaagatatataaataattttacaaaatcctagtacaaaactttaggctcaaattatataagaaaaactatgattgaatggtgcactaatggTATGCAAATTTTAGATCAATagtgcactaaaaaatactctcccaatgctcaaatatatttaagaaatgTTTATAAAGGTTAAGCTCATAAAACAATAAAGGTTGAagtctttttatagaagaaaaatgtcaaactagccgttggtgTTCGACTAatcgagttaggggtcgaccgATTGGCTAACCGTAAGCATTTAATATTTGGCAGGTGATCGTTAGACCTCGATCAGTTGAGTTGGGGGTCAACTGATTCCTTCCAATTCAACTGGTTATACCGTTTTTGACTCaataaccaactttttcaatttaaaacattttaaataagtttggaaaacatttaatacaaggttttagttgaaaacatgaaatcatctaattttaaaagatttaaaattaaaaaaactctttgatgattttggtgcataagtaaaaaaTGTAATGCATAAAAATCCTAATATatcaacaaccttacaaagagatcatATGAAACTTGGatattgaaaaacacttctctttaaggttttttttttcttagtgatTTCTCTTTAcattgatttgtctttgtgattgttACTTTGGAAATCAAATTGCCTaaacacacttgaaatataatcattaattctaaatcttgttttgttatcattaaaactgAGATTAACCAAATTTTGGTTTCACAGTTatgtattcatttatttaatcatattactttgtattttaacctcaattttttatattataatctcattatttatatatatattttttaacctTTGGTTATATTATCTGTATCTTTATCTAATGacttaaattttgttatatatttttaatatttattattaaatcttTTGTAGGTACCAAGTCGATCCCGAGAATTTTACCCACATCATATTATGGGAGTTTATCATGGATCATTTGAATCAAATGACTTCTTCCATCATTTTCACAATTAGCCCGTTTTGACAAAAGACCAATCAATTTTCTTCAAATGTCCccctatatatataaagagacaAATTTCATATAAGCATGACATAAGTAAATCTTAAATCTTAAATCTTAGAGACGTAAGTGATAGTCAGTGGACTAAGAAAAGGTTGTAAACTTACCTTTAATTTAAAGGAATATATCATTGTAAGATAGAATTTTAGTGATCAAGCAAAGTCTCAAAAGTTGGTCTAAATTTTACTATTTAGGGATGCTTCTTAATCCAACTCCACCGACTATGTAACCCTttgtttaaaaaacaatatattccaTATACACGTCTCTATTTGACCTTTAAAGCTTGAAGTTTTGTGCATCTTTGGTAATGGGAGCATTCCCATTTggcttgttttatttttttagatagaagattaatcatttttagttaGGGGGTCACCAATAATATGGACCCTTTAACAATACTAGTAATAGAGAGGCCATCCTTTATTATTCCTTCCACcattaaacaacaaattaaaaatgTGGTTATAGCAAGAGAAACATCCCAACTAACCATTTTAGGTCAAAAGGGCTATGCACCCACCCCATCATACCTCATCAACTTTGTGGGTATTCACCCACTCCCATCTATTATTAGGTTGGGTCTTCTTCCTTATATGCCCATCAAcgaagattatatatatatatataactcgGGTACAAGATTATGGGATtcgaaaaaatatatacatgaaaTCATTTAATTATTGATATATTTTCGGTACTTACTAAGAATGCACCCTTTAATGTCATAGTAGAACTCAGTCGTGAATACGATTTTGGATATAAAATTATGGGATCTGAAAAAATTGTACACATGACATTATTTAATTAGTGATATATTATAGTAAAACTCGACCATgaatatgattttaaatataaaattatgggATTTAAAAAAGCATATACGTAACATCAGTTgattaatgatatatttttaataattatttagtaGAACTCAATCGTGAATatgattttgttatatattgGGGTGTAATATATGTTATTTCGGCCTTCATTTCAAGTGAAAGAGAAGGTGTTGATAAATCAAATGAAGACAAAGGTGTATCATTCCATGGTCGAGTCTCCATTGGTATCTGcaggatatttttttttttttggtgggtattattattataatttcctTGCAAGGTAAGACTCAATATCCTTGACAAACACATAACAAGAGAGAAAGCAATGGTCCAACGCCCTTGAATAGAGCGTGATCCACACCCACCACCATATTGAACTTGGAGTGATggatttggagaaaaaaaaaaaaaacttttctctTCAATGGAGGCCAGTGTCGGTCCAaaattttccttccattttcccTTCTAGAGGTGAGAATAAAGTGGAAAATCCTCCCCATTCCTTGATAAAAAAATGGGTTGAAATTTCAAAGAAAGTAGTCATTTTTCTCCCCCTAAACTCGGCTTTCAACAGATGGGAATTGTATGTTTGGATGCTAAGCAGGACAGCGAGGAGAGAGTAAGATGGAAAGGCTCCTTATCCAGAGTGATTGGAAGACATGTGCCACACATGTTAAAAAGGGAATTGAGAGtaacatcaaaattaaatagaataatTGGAGTGATGGAATAAATATAGGAGTGAATTAGAAGGTACCCAAAAACAGAGAGTCTAGGCATCAACAAGTGTGATACAAGGTAACACATttacataaagaaaaaaaggtgaACTTTCCAtgattttttctctttctttttttcactttggACTACTCAACTGAGGGTGGAAATCCCAAAGACCAAAACTCCATTGTGTCCAAAAGACTTGACTGTTAACAACAAAGCTCAAACAACTCCCAACAGCAGCAATGTTCTGTTAGTTTTGAGTTGTTGGCCAATCTATTCACCCAAGGCACCAACCTTTCCAAACCCCCCCAAGCTACCATAAAAAAGAAGTGGGAGAGAGAcctattaaagaaaattaggaATGGGAGGAAACTTCAATACCTTCTACATTTCTTTCATATACAAGGTATAGGTGAAGCATCCATTTCGCCTGCATCAACATTTCAGTGGAGAGGCCTTCAATTCCAATGGAGAGAACAGGGAGGATTATGAGAAGATCAGTCTATACTTTTCTTCAACAGTATCAGTTCTTCACCTCAACTGCAGCCCTTCTTGTGCTCCCCTTCTCTGCCTCTATTCTCCTCTCACAAGCCTTCCTACCCTTCTCCTCGCCTCTCCTACCGGTGATTCATGATCGGTTGCAGTTTCTTTTTAAGGCTGCAGGGTTCCCTCCTTCATCCCAATTCTTCACCATTCTCAATCTGAAACTCTCTCAAACCatttcttcctccattttcaCTCTCCCATTCACCATATCTTTCCTTCTCATTGGGAAAGCATGTATAATTCAGGCTCTCAATCACAATAAACCGGGTTTTCcaccttccttttcttctttcatatCCCTTTACTGCCCCCTCCTCATCACCTATATTTGGAACTCATTATTGATCCTTTCTGCAAACGCCACAGCCTTTTCTGTTCTCTTCATCGCCTTCAATTGTCTGGAAGGATTGGGATACTCTTCTCCCAACTTCGTCCCCTTCCTCTCAGCTGCAGCAGCCATCCTCTACTCCATCATTCTGGCCAATTCTCTCATAATTTGCAACTTGGCATTGGTATTATCAGGGATGGAGAGGTGTGGAGGATATATTGCAATTCTCAAGGCCTGTGTCATGATTCGAGGAAGAACATCAACTGCATTATCATTAGCTCTGCCAATTAATCTGGCCTTGGCTGCAGTTGAAGCACTGTTCCAATACCGGGTTGTAAGAGCTTATCATATTTCTGGGAAGCCCAGATCTTCCATCGCTTTAGAGGGGCTGTTCATCGCTTACATGTACTCCATCCTTGTAGTGCTTGATACTATTGTGAGTTGCATATTCTTCAAAAGATGTAAGAGAGGTTGCTGGACAGATCAGGATGGTACACACTCTTACCGCATTGAAATTGCAGAAGAGGGT of Vitis vinifera cultivar Pinot Noir 40024 chromosome 17, ASM3070453v1 contains these proteins:
- the LOC100260477 gene encoding uncharacterized protein LOC100260477 yields the protein MERTGRIMRRSVYTFLQQYQFFTSTAALLVLPFSASILLSQAFLPFSSPLLPVIHDRLQFLFKAAGFPPSSQFFTILNLKLSQTISSSIFTLPFTISFLLIGKACIIQALNHNKPGFPPSFSSFISLYCPLLITYIWNSLLILSANATAFSVLFIAFNCLEGLGYSSPNFVPFLSAAAAILYSIILANSLIICNLALVLSGMERCGGYIAILKACVMIRGRTSTALSLALPINLALAAVEALFQYRVVRAYHISGKPRSSIALEGLFIAYMYSILVVLDTIVSCIFFKRCKRGCWTDQDGTHSYRIEIAEEGGKAFENTRISEELP